In one window of Candidatus Afararchaeum irisae DNA:
- a CDS encoding DUF106 domain-containing protein produces MSVRKKTEELISEDPSLSSSLERLLEIEESEGEILWSDVNSEITSGQWGRLIERGILTEADDGEGFVISDTEAVEDVLYGDSSDSTSTSPTGSGDSDVEEVDASWSTVDKAVAAVGAFFIFFGYSNATVQDAIGSTLNNVFAPLHTSLGLPYYIIILILATLTGLYSSFLQMYLMDWDWVNKKQEELKEIQSEMKEAQMGGDDSQQAQLQEEQKEMFSEQMGIMKMQFRPSVWIMMMTIPIFMWLYWNFTSRTGQPMILETAGEMPTINTPFTDGAIEFNSTLIGPVQAWLGWYILCSFGLGQIMRKVLGVNPST; encoded by the coding sequence ATGAGCGTAAGGAAGAAGACAGAGGAGCTTATAAGCGAAGACCCGAGTCTCTCCTCGTCCCTTGAGAGACTCCTTGAGATAGAGGAGTCGGAAGGTGAGATACTCTGGAGTGACGTTAACTCGGAGATTACGAGCGGTCAGTGGGGCCGTCTCATAGAGAGAGGGATACTGACTGAAGCGGACGACGGCGAAGGCTTCGTAATATCCGATACCGAGGCTGTCGAAGATGTCCTATACGGCGACTCGTCGGATTCTACGTCTACATCCCCCACGGGGTCGGGAGACAGCGACGTTGAGGAAGTCGACGCCTCGTGGAGCACCGTCGACAAGGCTGTCGCCGCAGTGGGTGCTTTCTTCATCTTCTTCGGATACTCGAACGCGACAGTACAGGACGCGATAGGAAGCACACTAAACAACGTCTTTGCTCCCCTCCACACGTCACTGGGTCTTCCCTACTACATCATAATACTCATACTCGCGACATTAACGGGTCTGTACTCAAGCTTCCTCCAGATGTACCTGATGGACTGGGACTGGGTAAATAAGAAACAGGAGGAGCTGAAGGAGATACAGTCGGAGATGAAGGAGGCTCAGATGGGAGGAGACGACTCACAGCAGGCACAGCTCCAGGAGGAGCAGAAGGAGATGTTCTCCGAACAGATGGGCATCATGAAGATGCAGTTCCGTCCCTCGGTGTGGATAATGATGATGACGATACCCATCTTCATGTGGCTCTACTGGAACTTCACGAGCCGGACGGGACAGCCGATGATACTCGAAACCGCGGGCGAGATGCCGACGATAAACACGCCGTTCACCGACGGCGCGATAGAGTTCAACTCGACACTTATAGGTCCTGTACAGGCGTGGCTAGGATGGTACATACTCTGTTCGTTCGGTCTCGGACAGATAATGAGGAAGGTACTCGGGGTCAATCCCTCGACATGA
- the gltB gene encoding glutamate synthase large subunit: MPLNSEFESCGLYDSSHEHDNCGVGVLMNLSGEKSHEIVEDALEMLESLDHRGARGAEENTGDGSGILIQKPHGFFESEVEEVDGLGFDSYGVGQVFFPDDEEKQPELRDLIENAADDEGYEVFAWRDVPTDNSDLGETALESEPDVKQFFVRPGDRDEKAADEIDSDLYVLRRVIENTVEEEKPAGEERFYICSLDRRKIVYKGLLTNAQVRSYYRDLSDGDVVSSLALVHSRFSTNTLGAWELAHPYRSIVHNGEINTLRGNFNWMKAREADLESPTFGDDIDKLKPVTEEGQSDTAVLDNVLELLVESGRSLPESLRMLIPEAWDKDESIDDDRRDWYDYHSSIVEPWDGPALVAFTDGYSVGAVLDRNGLRPCRYYVTEDDRLVMASEAGVLDTPPEDVEEKGRLQPGQMFLADVSDQRSDGSSMVSTDADEGRIIPDEEVFEGLTDEKYSDWLDENRVSLEDLVDEKDPVPEYGLGEYGDGDISRYQRSFGYTLQHVERLIQPMAEEGKDPIGAMGNDTPPSVLSERNKTLFTYFKQLFAQVTNPPLDYIREETVTSLRSNIGRQNNILGETPEHCRQLTLDSPVLRNEELEAVKRINQNGIKSYEIDVTYEKGKDLRKAVEEVRHEAVRAITDGYELLVLSDRKTSEDRVPIPSLLVTGAVHHHLIREGLRTRVGLVLETGQPCGVQHFCTLIGYGADAVNPYLAYDTIHDLVLDGEIEFDPDEAIDKYVHAVEDGLLKVMSKMGISTLESYKGAQIFEAIGLDSEFVDEYFEGTTARTEGIGIEDLEEDLLERHELGFGETVEGNLELEQGGEFYWRRDGEFHQWNPQTIGKLQHAAQADDYETYKEFSSIINQQEENLQTLRGLLEFDTENSDSIPIEEVEPVEEICKRFFSSSMSFGSLSKEVHETLATAMNRIGGKAGSGEGGEPVERFDTEKECKIKQVASGRFGVTSNYLKNAEGIEIKMAQGSKPGEGGHLPGGKVNEIIAETRYTTPGVDLISPPPHHDIYSIEDLAQLIHDLKCSNTDADVHVKLVSEAGIGTIAAGVSKAKADALLISGESGGTGASPKTSIKSAGLPWELGLAEANQVLLANDLRSRIKLRVDGGMKTGRDIAVAALLGAEEYGFGTAPLITCGCVMLRKCHTNMCSVGVATQDPDLRDKFPGRPEFVVNYMRFMAQEVREIMADLGFKTMEEMIGSVDKLRHNNDVEHPKAQKVDLSQVLELPESEDEKTKTVEQNHKIDEKLDNELIEEARPALEDGERVEIERKIENRNRTLGTMLSAEVAERYGDDGLPDDTIKLDLEGSAGQSLGAFLSHGMTIDLDGDANDYLGKGLSGGKIIVRTPDEAEYEADDNILIGNVALYGATRGEAYFNGVAGERFAVRNSGVKTVVEGVGDHGCEYMTGGIAVILGETGKNFGAGMSGGEAYVLDESGDFESKVNKGMVHIDEFDDRDEHIVRRMVENHHRYTGSKKAREILDSWDEYVDSFVKVMPDPYAEVVEERLEEGEDIRVSPPPKPPQTAERGRGDD; encoded by the coding sequence ATGCCGTTGAACTCGGAGTTCGAGTCGTGTGGACTCTACGACTCGTCACACGAACACGACAACTGCGGAGTAGGCGTCCTGATGAACCTCTCTGGCGAGAAGAGCCACGAGATAGTCGAGGACGCTCTCGAGATGCTCGAAAGCCTCGACCACAGAGGTGCGAGAGGTGCTGAGGAGAACACAGGAGACGGATCGGGTATTCTGATACAGAAGCCCCACGGATTCTTCGAGTCGGAGGTCGAAGAGGTCGACGGTCTCGGATTCGACTCGTACGGCGTCGGACAGGTCTTCTTCCCCGACGACGAGGAGAAACAGCCCGAGCTACGTGATCTAATAGAGAACGCCGCCGACGACGAGGGATACGAGGTCTTCGCCTGGAGAGACGTGCCGACCGACAACTCCGACCTCGGGGAGACTGCCTTAGAGTCGGAGCCCGACGTCAAACAGTTCTTCGTGCGTCCCGGAGACAGAGACGAGAAGGCAGCCGACGAGATCGACTCGGATCTCTATGTCCTGAGACGTGTCATAGAGAACACCGTCGAGGAGGAGAAGCCCGCGGGCGAGGAACGTTTCTACATCTGTTCTCTCGACAGGAGAAAGATCGTCTACAAGGGTCTTCTCACGAACGCTCAGGTCAGGAGCTACTACCGCGACCTCTCCGACGGAGACGTGGTTTCGAGCCTCGCACTCGTCCACTCACGTTTCTCGACCAACACTCTCGGAGCGTGGGAGCTCGCACATCCCTACCGTTCTATCGTACACAACGGCGAGATAAACACACTCAGGGGCAACTTCAACTGGATGAAGGCGCGCGAAGCCGACCTCGAAAGTCCGACTTTCGGCGACGACATAGACAAGCTCAAGCCCGTCACAGAGGAGGGACAGAGCGACACCGCGGTACTCGACAACGTCCTCGAACTCCTCGTAGAGAGCGGGAGGTCGCTCCCCGAGAGCCTCCGGATGCTGATACCCGAGGCGTGGGACAAGGACGAGAGCATCGACGATGACAGAAGGGACTGGTACGACTACCACTCTAGCATAGTCGAGCCGTGGGACGGTCCCGCACTCGTCGCATTCACCGACGGATACAGCGTCGGCGCGGTTCTCGACAGAAACGGTCTGAGACCGTGCAGGTACTACGTCACAGAGGACGACCGTCTCGTAATGGCGAGCGAAGCGGGTGTACTCGACACTCCTCCCGAGGACGTAGAGGAGAAAGGCAGGCTACAGCCCGGACAGATGTTCCTTGCGGACGTCTCCGACCAAAGGTCGGATGGCTCGTCGATGGTATCGACGGATGCCGACGAGGGACGTATAATACCCGACGAAGAGGTCTTCGAGGGTCTCACGGACGAGAAGTACTCCGACTGGCTCGATGAGAACCGCGTCAGTCTCGAAGATCTCGTCGACGAGAAAGATCCCGTTCCAGAGTACGGTCTCGGAGAGTACGGAGACGGCGACATATCGCGTTACCAGAGGAGCTTCGGATACACGCTCCAACACGTCGAACGTCTGATACAGCCGATGGCTGAGGAAGGCAAAGACCCCATAGGAGCTATGGGTAACGACACTCCGCCCTCAGTCCTCTCGGAGAGGAACAAAACCCTCTTCACTTACTTCAAACAGCTCTTCGCTCAGGTCACTAACCCGCCCCTCGACTACATACGTGAGGAGACTGTCACATCGCTCCGTAGTAACATAGGTCGGCAGAACAACATCCTAGGAGAGACCCCCGAACACTGCCGTCAGCTCACACTCGACTCTCCGGTTCTGAGGAACGAGGAGCTTGAGGCTGTAAAGCGAATTAACCAGAACGGAATCAAGTCGTACGAGATAGACGTCACCTACGAGAAGGGCAAAGACCTCAGGAAGGCTGTCGAGGAGGTCAGACACGAGGCTGTGAGGGCGATTACCGACGGATACGAGCTACTCGTCCTCTCTGACAGGAAGACGAGCGAGGACAGGGTTCCGATACCGAGTCTCCTCGTCACAGGTGCGGTACACCACCATCTGATACGTGAGGGTCTCAGAACACGTGTCGGTCTCGTGCTTGAGACGGGACAGCCGTGTGGAGTCCAGCATTTCTGTACTCTGATAGGCTACGGTGCCGACGCAGTCAACCCCTACCTCGCCTACGACACGATACACGACCTGGTACTCGACGGCGAGATAGAGTTCGACCCCGACGAGGCGATAGACAAGTACGTCCACGCCGTCGAGGACGGTCTCCTCAAGGTGATGTCTAAGATGGGTATCTCGACCCTTGAAAGCTACAAGGGAGCCCAGATATTCGAGGCGATAGGGCTCGACTCGGAGTTCGTCGACGAGTACTTCGAGGGCACGACCGCGAGAACTGAGGGAATAGGAATCGAGGATCTCGAAGAAGACCTACTCGAACGCCACGAACTCGGCTTCGGAGAGACGGTCGAAGGCAACTTAGAGCTCGAACAGGGAGGCGAGTTCTACTGGAGACGTGACGGCGAGTTCCACCAGTGGAACCCACAGACTATAGGAAAGCTCCAGCACGCCGCACAGGCGGACGACTACGAGACCTACAAGGAGTTCTCGTCGATAATCAACCAACAGGAGGAGAACCTCCAGACCCTACGCGGTCTCTTAGAGTTCGACACCGAGAACTCCGACTCGATACCCATAGAGGAGGTCGAGCCCGTCGAGGAGATCTGTAAGAGGTTCTTCTCGTCGTCGATGTCGTTCGGATCTCTGTCGAAGGAGGTTCACGAGACGCTCGCGACAGCGATGAACCGAATAGGCGGAAAAGCAGGATCGGGAGAAGGTGGCGAGCCCGTCGAGAGGTTCGACACCGAGAAGGAGTGTAAGATCAAGCAGGTCGCGAGCGGACGGTTCGGCGTGACATCGAACTACCTCAAGAACGCCGAGGGAATCGAGATTAAGATGGCTCAGGGATCGAAGCCCGGAGAGGGCGGACATCTCCCCGGCGGTAAGGTCAACGAGATAATCGCCGAGACGAGGTACACGACTCCCGGAGTCGATCTCATATCGCCGCCGCCCCACCACGACATCTACTCGATAGAGGATCTCGCACAGCTCATACACGACCTCAAGTGCTCGAACACCGACGCTGATGTCCACGTCAAGCTCGTCTCCGAAGCGGGGATAGGAACTATCGCCGCGGGAGTCTCGAAGGCGAAGGCTGATGCCCTCCTCATAAGCGGAGAGTCAGGAGGCACAGGAGCCTCGCCGAAGACGAGTATAAAGAGCGCGGGACTACCCTGGGAGCTCGGCTTAGCCGAGGCGAACCAGGTTCTCCTCGCAAACGACCTGAGATCACGTATAAAGCTACGTGTCGACGGAGGTATGAAGACGGGACGTGACATAGCCGTCGCCGCGCTCTTAGGCGCGGAGGAGTACGGCTTCGGAACCGCTCCCCTCATCACGTGTGGCTGTGTGATGCTCAGGAAGTGCCACACCAACATGTGTTCGGTCGGAGTCGCGACACAGGATCCCGACCTGCGTGATAAGTTCCCCGGAAGACCCGAGTTCGTCGTCAACTACATGAGGTTCATGGCTCAGGAGGTACGTGAGATAATGGCGGATCTCGGCTTCAAGACGATGGAGGAGATGATCGGAAGCGTCGACAAGCTCAGACACAACAACGACGTCGAGCATCCTAAGGCTCAGAAGGTCGACCTCTCACAGGTTCTCGAACTCCCCGAGTCGGAAGACGAGAAGACGAAGACGGTCGAACAGAACCACAAGATCGACGAGAAGCTCGACAATGAGCTCATAGAGGAAGCGCGCCCCGCACTCGAAGACGGCGAGCGCGTCGAGATAGAGAGGAAGATCGAGAACAGGAACAGGACTCTCGGCACTATGCTGAGTGCCGAGGTCGCCGAGAGGTACGGAGACGACGGACTCCCCGATGACACCATAAAGCTAGACCTCGAAGGCTCGGCGGGACAGAGCCTCGGTGCGTTCCTCTCACACGGAATGACGATAGACCTCGACGGAGACGCCAACGACTACCTCGGAAAGGGTCTCTCGGGCGGAAAGATAATCGTACGCACTCCCGACGAGGCAGAGTACGAGGCTGACGACAACATACTCATAGGAAACGTCGCACTCTACGGCGCGACGAGAGGAGAAGCCTACTTCAACGGAGTCGCCGGAGAGAGATTCGCCGTCAGAAACTCGGGAGTCAAGACAGTCGTCGAAGGAGTCGGAGACCACGGCTGTGAGTACATGACCGGCGGTATTGCGGTCATACTCGGCGAGACGGGTAAGAACTTCGGCGCAGGAATGAGCGGCGGAGAAGCCTACGTCCTCGACGAGTCGGGCGACTTCGAGTCGAAGGTCAACAAGGGAATGGTACATATAGACGAGTTCGACGACAGAGACGAACACATAGTCAGACGCATGGTCGAGAACCACCACAGGTACACGGGAAGCAAGAAGGCACGCGAGATACTCGACAGCTGGGACGAGTACGTCGACTCCTTCGTCAAGGTGATGCCCGACCCCTACGCCGAGGTCGTCGAGGAGCGTCTCGAAGAGGGCGAGGACATACGTGTCTCGCCACCCCCGAAGCCTCCTCAGACAGCAGAGAGAGGAAGAGGTGATGACTGA
- the dapA gene encoding 4-hydroxy-tetrahydrodipicolinate synthase, whose amino-acid sequence MDVTRGVFPAIVTPFDDEGNVDYDAYESNIRRLEDAGVDGIVPCGSTGESATLTHEEHKKVVETAVEVADKPVIAGTGSNSTHEALELTKHAEEAGADAALLISPYYNKPNDSGLTKHYETVADETDIPLILYNVPSRTGQNMSTDVVVELAHHPSIVGIKEASGDINQISELCRRTRDEEFEVVSGDDAMTLPLMSVGGSGVISVVANIFPEAMCDLVSACDEGDYDEARDLHHELLPVFDAMFVETNPIPVKKAMEVLGYSGSGLRLPLDDISDENAEVVRDAVEGFEND is encoded by the coding sequence ATGGATGTCACACGAGGAGTCTTCCCCGCGATAGTTACACCCTTCGACGACGAGGGAAACGTCGACTACGACGCCTACGAGTCCAACATACGAAGGCTTGAGGACGCGGGGGTTGACGGGATAGTTCCGTGTGGATCGACGGGAGAGAGCGCGACACTCACCCACGAAGAACACAAGAAGGTCGTGGAGACCGCCGTCGAGGTCGCCGACAAGCCCGTCATAGCGGGCACAGGTTCTAACTCGACCCACGAGGCACTCGAACTCACCAAACACGCCGAGGAAGCGGGTGCCGACGCCGCTCTCCTCATCTCACCTTACTACAACAAGCCCAACGACTCGGGTCTGACGAAGCATTACGAGACGGTTGCCGACGAGACGGATATACCTCTGATACTCTACAACGTCCCGAGTAGAACGGGTCAGAACATGTCTACGGACGTCGTCGTAGAACTCGCCCACCATCCCAGCATAGTCGGGATCAAGGAGGCGAGCGGCGACATAAACCAGATCAGCGAGCTGTGTAGAAGGACGCGCGACGAGGAGTTCGAGGTCGTATCGGGAGACGACGCCATGACCCTACCTCTCATGAGCGTCGGAGGCTCGGGAGTCATAAGTGTAGTCGCCAACATCTTCCCCGAGGCTATGTGTGACCTCGTCTCGGCGTGTGACGAGGGCGACTACGACGAGGCGCGCGACCTACACCACGAACTACTTCCCGTATTCGACGCGATGTTCGTCGAGACGAATCCGATACCCGTCAAGAAGGCGATGGAAGTCCTTGGCTACTCGGGGTCGGGTCTACGTCTCCCTCTCGACGACATAAGCGACGAAAACGCCGAGGTAGTCAGAGACGCCGTGGAGGGATTCGAGAATGACTGA
- the dapB gene encoding 4-hydroxy-tetrahydrodipicolinate reductase, whose product MTDGETGTEAETKVAVAGVRGRMGRLILDVIKTRNTVELVGAVDRNGVGDEIREHGVEIMSPDEAEEAFDEADVAIEFTSPEGTQRFVEAALSTRTPLVTGTTGLTDETESKVEDAADEIPVLQSSNFATGVNAFWEIVEEAASLLPGYDYEVTETHHRHKVDAPSGTALTTVERIENGIGDREHVHGREGDSPRGDEIGVHARRAGEIVGEHEVLISGEGESVIIKHRAGERRAFAAGAVDAGVFLAGQEPGLYGMDDVLDL is encoded by the coding sequence ATGACTGACGGTGAGACGGGGACTGAGGCGGAGACGAAGGTCGCAGTCGCGGGCGTCCGTGGACGTATGGGACGTCTCATACTCGACGTCATAAAGACGAGGAACACAGTCGAACTCGTCGGCGCGGTCGACAGGAACGGCGTCGGGGACGAGATACGTGAACACGGCGTCGAGATAATGTCGCCCGACGAAGCCGAGGAGGCTTTCGACGAAGCCGACGTAGCTATAGAGTTTACCTCACCCGAGGGGACACAGAGGTTCGTCGAAGCCGCCTTATCGACACGTACGCCTCTCGTGACGGGTACGACGGGTCTCACCGACGAGACCGAGTCGAAAGTAGAAGACGCCGCCGACGAGATACCCGTGCTCCAGTCGAGTAACTTCGCGACGGGTGTGAACGCCTTCTGGGAGATAGTCGAGGAAGCCGCGTCGCTTCTCCCGGGGTACGACTACGAGGTGACAGAGACCCACCACAGACACAAAGTCGACGCGCCCTCTGGTACCGCGCTCACGACGGTAGAGAGGATAGAAAACGGCATAGGAGACCGCGAACACGTCCACGGAAGAGAGGGCGATTCTCCGAGGGGTGACGAGATAGGAGTACACGCCCGCAGAGCGGGAGAGATCGTCGGCGAGCACGAAGTTCTGATATCCGGTGAGGGCGAGTCTGTCATAATAAAGCACAGAGCCGGAGAGAGACGTGCCTTCGCAGCGGGTGCGGTCGACGCCGGAGTCTTCCTAGCCGGACAGGAGCCGGGTCTCTACGGAATGGACGACGTTCTCGACCTGTAA
- the dapF gene encoding diaminopimelate epimerase: MTEFTKAHGNGNDFLIVDEWDSEAVGDKEGFASEYCERRFGVGGDGVLFLQKPESRDNDVRMSLYQPDGEEVEMCGNGVRCLVAYAVEEGFVDESDSDVTVTVDVETLDGVKETRHSRENGEQMVTVDMGEPSFDPEDVPAERRIVEEEIGGYSLTSCNTGVPHSVVFVDEADEIDVEEEAPGIRHADVFPEGSNVNFASPTQDGYKIRTFERGVEGETLSCGTGSVAVGAVARELGKTDDDGELRIQTRGGDLWISFEDGSAMMKGPAEIVYEGEV, translated from the coding sequence ATGACCGAGTTCACGAAGGCACACGGAAACGGCAACGACTTTCTGATAGTCGATGAGTGGGACTCCGAAGCCGTCGGGGACAAGGAGGGCTTCGCGTCTGAGTACTGCGAGAGACGTTTCGGGGTAGGCGGCGACGGAGTCCTCTTCCTACAGAAGCCCGAAAGCCGAGACAACGACGTACGTATGTCACTCTACCAGCCTGACGGAGAAGAGGTCGAGATGTGTGGGAACGGCGTGAGATGTCTCGTGGCTTACGCCGTGGAAGAGGGCTTCGTCGATGAGTCGGATTCGGATGTGACCGTCACGGTGGATGTCGAGACACTCGATGGAGTCAAGGAGACGAGACACAGCCGAGAGAACGGCGAACAGATGGTTACCGTAGATATGGGTGAGCCTTCTTTCGATCCCGAAGACGTCCCCGCCGAGAGACGTATAGTCGAGGAGGAGATCGGCGGCTACAGTCTGACCTCGTGTAACACAGGAGTCCCACACTCAGTGGTCTTCGTCGATGAGGCTGATGAGATAGATGTCGAGGAAGAGGCTCCCGGTATACGCCACGCCGACGTCTTTCCTGAGGGCTCGAACGTCAACTTCGCGTCTCCGACTCAAGACGGCTACAAGATAAGAACCTTCGAGAGGGGCGTCGAGGGAGAGACTCTGTCGTGTGGCACGGGAAGTGTCGCAGTCGGCGCGGTAGCGCGCGAACTCGGAAAGACTGACGACGACGGAGAACTGCGGATACAGACACGCGGCGGCGACCTCTGGATAAGCTTCGAGGACGGATCGGCGATGATGAAGGGACCCGCCGAGATAGTCTACGAAGGAGAAGTCTGA
- a CDS encoding glutamate synthase subunit beta — MAEKHPDGYQRHSRKPIGKRDPEDRKDDYDEVWDTDWDEDELDDQGERCMDCGVPTCMGGCPLGNIIPDWNDLVYRDDWEEALERLHATNNFPEFTGYVCPAPCEDACTLAYNDDAVTIKSIERAISDKGWEEGWIEPKPPEKRTDYEVAVVGSGPAGLAAAQQLNRAGHNVTVFERDDEIGGLMTYGLPDFKFDKDRVARRVDQLREEGIELKTNAGVGEEVEPEKLTEEYDASCIAVGAQKHRDITLPGRDLDGIHFAMEFLTDDNRRQAGKEAKNGIDAEGKNVVVMGGGDTGADCVATAHRQGAEQVVQIGINKKPPKERSEDNPWPEQKLTYKKSYAQEEDGVEEFSVNTTGFVDDDGDGEVDYLEAERVEWEYDDDGNRVDKEVIDPDLEIPADIVLIAIGFTGPDSNPFDEIGVEIGDDGTFETDDSMMTTADGVFAAGDANLGASLVVWAIADGRDAAREIDEYLTGDTNLPESLRTQNEPLNRM; from the coding sequence ATGGCTGAGAAACATCCCGACGGATACCAGAGACACAGCCGGAAGCCGATAGGCAAACGTGACCCAGAAGACAGGAAGGACGACTACGACGAGGTCTGGGACACCGACTGGGACGAGGACGAGCTAGACGACCAGGGTGAGAGATGTATGGACTGTGGAGTCCCGACGTGTATGGGGGGCTGTCCCCTCGGGAACATAATCCCCGACTGGAACGACCTCGTGTACAGGGACGACTGGGAGGAGGCACTCGAAAGGCTCCACGCCACCAACAACTTCCCCGAGTTCACGGGATACGTCTGTCCCGCTCCGTGTGAGGACGCGTGTACGCTCGCTTACAACGACGACGCTGTCACGATAAAGAGCATAGAGAGAGCGATCTCCGACAAGGGCTGGGAGGAAGGCTGGATAGAGCCGAAGCCACCCGAGAAACGCACCGACTACGAGGTTGCGGTCGTCGGAAGCGGACCCGCGGGACTCGCCGCCGCACAGCAGCTAAACAGGGCGGGACACAACGTCACTGTCTTCGAGAGGGACGACGAGATAGGCGGTCTGATGACCTACGGACTTCCCGACTTCAAGTTCGACAAGGACAGGGTCGCTAGACGTGTCGACCAGCTAAGAGAGGAGGGCATAGAGCTCAAGACGAACGCTGGTGTCGGAGAAGAAGTCGAACCCGAGAAACTCACCGAGGAGTACGACGCATCGTGTATAGCCGTCGGAGCCCAGAAACACCGTGACATAACACTACCCGGACGTGACCTCGACGGCATCCATTTCGCTATGGAGTTCCTCACCGACGATAATAGGAGACAGGCGGGCAAGGAAGCCAAAAACGGCATAGACGCCGAGGGCAAGAACGTCGTCGTGATGGGTGGCGGAGACACGGGTGCCGACTGTGTAGCTACCGCCCACAGACAGGGAGCCGAACAGGTAGTCCAGATAGGCATAAACAAGAAGCCGCCGAAGGAGAGATCCGAGGACAACCCCTGGCCCGAACAGAAGCTGACCTACAAGAAGTCGTACGCTCAGGAGGAAGACGGAGTCGAGGAGTTCAGCGTCAACACGACTGGATTCGTCGACGACGACGGAGACGGCGAGGTCGACTACCTCGAAGCCGAGAGGGTCGAGTGGGAGTACGACGACGACGGAAACCGCGTCGACAAGGAGGTCATAGACCCCGACCTCGAAATTCCCGCCGACATCGTCCTGATAGCCATAGGATTCACGGGTCCCGACAGTAACCCGTTCGACGAGATAGGCGTCGAGATAGGCGACGACGGAACCTTCGAAACGGACGACTCGATGATGACGACAGCAGACGGAGTCTTCGCCGCGGGAGACGCTAACTTAGGCGCGTCGCTCGTCGTCTGGGCGATAGCCGACGGAAGAGACGCCGCGAGGGAGATAGACGAGTACCTCACCGGAGACACGAATCTGCCCGAGAGCCTCAGGACACAGAACGAGCCTCTCAACCGGATGTAG
- a CDS encoding GNAT family N-acetyltransferase yields the protein MLELREAEPSDVPTLEVIRQQSLERGFSQVDEYDRSVFSRLIEHDSDSLRDEIDSESSVVLVAETDLTPVCFGVLAESSESVRLDGLYTSPNHSNCGCASRILDEFEEIADDDGSITVDAPLNSVGFFESKGFEKVRDKQKDGIRVVRLEKDATSREDE from the coding sequence ATGCTAGAGCTACGTGAAGCCGAACCCTCTGATGTCCCTACGCTTGAGGTAATACGTCAGCAGTCTCTCGAAAGAGGATTCAGCCAAGTCGACGAGTACGACAGGTCGGTCTTCTCACGCCTGATCGAACACGACTCCGACTCGCTTCGTGACGAGATAGACTCGGAGTCGTCGGTCGTCTTAGTCGCCGAGACCGACCTCACACCCGTCTGTTTCGGCGTGCTTGCTGAATCTTCGGAGTCGGTAAGACTCGACGGTCTCTACACCTCACCCAACCACTCGAACTGCGGCTGTGCGAGCCGGATTCTCGACGAGTTCGAGGAGATAGCTGACGACGACGGCTCCATCACTGTCGATGCCCCCCTTAACTCGGTCGGCTTCTTCGAGTCGAAGGGATTCGAGAAGGTGAGAGACAAGCAGAAAGACGGCATAAGGGTAGTTAGACTCGAAAAAGACGCGACAAGTCGCGAAGACGAATAA
- a CDS encoding helix-turn-helix domain-containing protein — MSSIFGSESETELSSEQDGEPRVMGVDSEDAETLINALSSATSREILAEIHDSPSTPSEIAAETDTTVQNARYHLGKLQDADLIRVADTKYSEKGREMSIYAPSEEPLLVFVGREDDSSTSGIKDALKSIFAAILGLGVVSLGVEWVVESQTSAPAPTPEDTGSSGGGGVGIQSTEQLQAETAQQASQTVPPGVLFFAGGVVVLLGVFAWWYLRKK; from the coding sequence ATGTCGAGCATATTCGGGTCAGAGTCTGAGACCGAACTGTCGTCAGAACAGGACGGAGAGCCGCGTGTCATGGGAGTCGACAGCGAAGACGCCGAGACTCTCATAAACGCGCTGTCGTCGGCAACCTCACGTGAAATACTCGCTGAGATACACGACTCTCCATCTACGCCGTCGGAGATAGCCGCTGAGACCGACACGACGGTACAGAACGCGCGTTACCACCTCGGAAAGCTACAGGACGCCGACCTGATCCGTGTCGCCGACACCAAGTACTCCGAGAAAGGTAGAGAGATGAGTATATACGCGCCCTCGGAGGAGCCCCTCTTAGTCTTCGTGGGGCGCGAGGACGACTCATCGACATCGGGAATCAAGGACGCCTTAAAGAGTATATTTGCCGCCATACTCGGACTCGGCGTTGTAAGTCTCGGTGTCGAGTGGGTGGTCGAGTCTCAGACTTCGGCTCCTGCGCCGACTCCCGAGGACACAGGAAGCAGTGGTGGAGGTGGAGTCGGTATACAGTCGACCGAACAGCTTCAGGCTGAGACAGCACAGCAGGCGTCACAGACGGTTCCTCCGGGAGTCCTCTTCTTCGCTGGTGGAGTAGTCGTCCTACTCGGTGTCTTCGCGTGGTGGTACCTGAGGAAGAAGTAA